Proteins from a single region of Oncorhynchus nerka isolate Pitt River linkage group LG18, Oner_Uvic_2.0, whole genome shotgun sequence:
- the sav1 gene encoding protein salvador homolog 1 isoform X2, giving the protein MLPRKKSQNEASTPAEAHGRSVKKKTSPLLKNLMPSFIRHGPTIPRRPEVRLPEPGSAYPVGPVLRSPPVLRSPHEAALRERHRMSAPPYLPGSLGDITHEYGGSSQSFLTDVSAMAENEDAGLYYHPLTPEPYSDSQQQQRLPQPHQHPRAPDHFHEDYRYYEQSEHQSLPPRQHTPPAPNRPAAGIGRMQSKSLGNLSSLSYEDLSLTRGWTVDWTIRGRKYYIDHNTNTTHWSHPLEREGLPPGWEKVESSEFGPYYVDHVNKRAQYRHPCAPSVLQYDQPPPVVYRPRPAERNHPVLVPANPYHTAEIPDWLQVYARAPLKYDHILKWELFQLVDLDTYQGMLKLLFMKELERIVKSYEAYRQALLSEVDQRKPR; this is encoded by the exons ATCTCATGCCCTCGTTCATCCGACATGGACCCACTATCCCCAGACGCCCCGAGGTCCGTCTGCCGGAGCCTGGCTCAGCCTATCCCGTGGGGCCTGTGTTACGCTCTCCCCCTGTGCTGAGGTCACCCCACGAGGCGGCTCTGCGGGAACGCCACCGGATGTCAGCCCCGCCGTACCTACCTGGAAGCCTGGGGGATATAACCCACGAGTACGGAGGCTCCTCACAGTCCTTCCTCACAGACGTGAGCGCCATGGCTGAGAATGAGGATGCTGGGCTCTACTACCACCCCCTGACTCCGGAGCCTTACTCGgacagccagcagcagcagagatTGCCTCAGCCACATCAGCACCCCAGAGCTCCTGACCACTTTCATGAGGACTATAGATACTATGAACAGAGTGAACATCAAAGCCTACCACCACGACAACACACTCCCCCGGCCCCCAACAGACCGGCAGCAG GTATCGGTCGAATGCAGTCCAAGTCTCTGGGGAACCTGTCCAGTCTGAGCTATGAGGACCTCTCCCTGACCCGTGGTTGGACGGTAGACTGGACCATCCGAGGCAGGAAGTACTACATCGatcacaacaccaacaccacccaCTGGTCCCACCccctggagagagagggtctgcccCCTGGCTGGGAGAAGGTGGAGTCGTCTGAGTTTGGACCCTACTACGTGGACCACGTCAACAAGAGGGCTCAGTATAGACACCCCTGTGCTCCTAG CGTTCTCCAATATGACCAGCCCCCTCCCGTTGTATACCGGCCTCGCCCAGCCGAGCGGAACCATCCGGTTCTGGTACCAGCCAACCCGTACCACACGGCAGAGATCCCTGACTGGCTACAGGTGTATGCCCGCGCCCCACTCAA GTATGACCACATCCTGAAGTGGGAGCTGTTCCAGCTGGTGGATCTGGACACGTACCAGGGCATGTTGAAGCTGCTCTTCATGAAGGAACTGGAGCGCATCGTCAAGTCCTACGAGGCCTACCGTCAGGCCCTGCTGTCTGAGGTGGACCAAAGGAAACCGAGGTAA